A genomic region of Erythrobacter sp. SCSIO 43205 contains the following coding sequences:
- a CDS encoding PilZ domain-containing protein: MGAPLPFSRGSRAHSIKARAQKECLASAPEPPASSAPPAAPIPVGKRGAARLRLSIPGTLVSRYATHRCIVIDVSCTGAQVGLEEPMELRETAILQIGDVEPFCEVVRTVRRQNGGINGVRFDPPIENDDVLKIRAYAENYEREEMQALRAEVRKWVDGIG, translated from the coding sequence ATGGGCGCACCCCTTCCCTTTTCCAGAGGTTCGCGAGCGCACTCGATTAAGGCGCGGGCCCAAAAAGAGTGCCTCGCCAGCGCGCCTGAGCCGCCTGCGTCTTCTGCGCCTCCGGCGGCGCCCATCCCCGTGGGCAAACGCGGTGCTGCGCGTTTGCGATTATCGATCCCCGGCACACTTGTCTCGCGCTATGCGACCCACCGCTGTATTGTGATTGATGTGTCATGCACCGGCGCGCAGGTCGGCCTCGAAGAGCCGATGGAATTGCGCGAAACGGCCATTTTGCAGATCGGTGATGTCGAGCCATTTTGCGAAGTCGTGCGCACGGTCCGGCGCCAGAATGGCGGTATCAACGGCGTTCGATTTGATCCCCCGATTGAAAATGACGATGTGCTCAAAATCCGCGCTTATGCCGAAAACTACGAGCGCGAAGAGATGCAAGCGCTGCGTGCC
- a CDS encoding PilZ domain-containing protein, translating into MASLANTNFDADINAAKRGAPRLPLSLPGTFISTQGNHSCILVNLSRTGVLIAINEPLKPGNDGFLRCGPIDHFVTVQRRANGLNAMTFEIPVTDAYVAQVRKYQESFAERELSELRDQAREWAGA; encoded by the coding sequence ATGGCAAGCCTGGCAAACACCAATTTTGATGCAGACATCAACGCTGCAAAGCGCGGTGCTCCGCGCTTGCCTTTGAGCCTGCCGGGGACGTTCATCTCAACTCAGGGCAATCACAGCTGCATCCTTGTCAATCTCTCCCGCACCGGAGTTCTGATCGCCATCAACGAACCTTTGAAACCGGGCAATGACGGCTTTCTTCGCTGCGGTCCGATTGATCATTTTGTCACCGTGCAGCGCCGCGCAAATGGACTGAACGCGATGACATTCGAAATTCCGGTGACTGACGCATATGTCGCGCAGGTGCGCAAATATCAGGAAAGCTTTGCCGAGCGCGAATTGAGCGAACTGCGTGATCAGGCGCGCGAATGGGCGGGCGCTTAA
- the pspF gene encoding phage shock protein operon transcriptional activator: MERENQFIGQSGAFLDAVERASKAAPMSRPVLVIGERGTGKELIAERLHRLSDRWDEPLVTMNCAALPETLIEAELFGHEAGAFTGATKARAGRFEEADKGTLFLDELGTLSMGAQERLLRAVEYGEVTRIGSSRPIRVDVRIVAATNDDLPALAKTGEFRADLLDRLSFEVITLPPLRVREGDVAVLAEYFARRMSSELHWHDWPGFASHVVEQLENYEWPGNVRELRNVVERAVYRWDDPGSPIAHVQFDPFESPWKPKTPSHRRSGSASSGAAAGAIATDDGTISASKGPPSEQLDKVDDLRSAVDAHERAILEHALGKHRWNQRQTAKSLGLSYDQLRHAIKKHGLMEGQE, translated from the coding sequence GTGGAGCGCGAAAACCAGTTTATCGGCCAGTCCGGCGCCTTTCTCGACGCCGTCGAACGCGCTTCAAAAGCCGCGCCGATGAGCCGCCCGGTGCTCGTCATCGGTGAGCGCGGAACTGGCAAAGAGCTCATCGCCGAACGTCTCCACCGTCTCTCCGATCGCTGGGACGAACCGCTCGTCACCATGAACTGTGCCGCGCTCCCAGAAACCCTGATCGAAGCTGAGCTTTTTGGCCACGAGGCAGGTGCCTTTACCGGTGCTACCAAAGCGCGAGCAGGGAGGTTTGAAGAAGCCGACAAGGGTACTCTTTTCCTCGACGAACTGGGCACGCTTTCGATGGGCGCGCAGGAACGGCTGCTAAGAGCGGTTGAATATGGCGAGGTCACCCGCATCGGCTCCTCGCGGCCCATCCGGGTCGATGTGCGGATTGTGGCTGCCACCAATGACGATCTGCCCGCGCTTGCAAAGACGGGCGAATTTCGCGCGGACCTTCTCGATCGTTTGAGCTTTGAGGTGATCACCCTGCCGCCCCTGAGGGTGCGGGAAGGGGATGTCGCGGTGCTCGCAGAATATTTCGCGCGCCGGATGTCGAGCGAGCTTCACTGGCACGACTGGCCCGGATTTGCATCGCACGTGGTGGAGCAGCTTGAGAATTACGAATGGCCCGGCAATGTGCGCGAACTGCGCAATGTGGTGGAGCGCGCGGTCTATCGCTGGGACGATCCGGGAAGCCCGATTGCGCACGTACAGTTTGATCCGTTTGAAAGCCCGTGGAAGCCGAAAACCCCTTCGCACAGGCGCTCTGGCAGCGCCTCATCCGGCGCGGCAGCTGGTGCGATAGCAACTGATGACGGGACTATTTCCGCAAGCAAGGGACCGCCAAGCGAACAGCTCGACAAGGTCGATGATCTTCGCTCTGCTGTTGACGCGCACGAACGCGCGATCCTCGAACACGCCCTTGGCAAGCACCGCTGGAACCAGCGCCAGACCGCCAAAAGTCTGGGGCTTAGCTACGACCAATTGCGCCACGCGATAAAGAAGCATGGCCTGATGGAAGGTCAAGAATAG